The window atgtccaaaatactagtaggtTGTCATGAAAATCGACAATAAGGTTTCTGTTTTGTTCTGTCCGAACCTATGTTTCTGTTTTTGAGACTgttagagtcgttttggggttCTCATGTCTGCATGAGATTTATAGAGCTTCGAGTCTCCgtcacgtgggcacttgaatcgctccaaaatgagttcgtatgagagagttatgttcaaaatagtgaaataccaacaggctgtcatgaaaatcaataataagCTTTCTGTTTTGCCATTTTCGGGGCCGTTCTGATTTTTTCTAGGTTTTAGTGTCTGCATAAGAATAGTAGGGCTCTGAGTCATGGTCACGTAGCCACTTGAATCACCTATATACGAGTTATTATGAGGAAGttatgaccgaattactaacaggTGTCATGAtatggtactaaaatggaatttattaagTGGGATTAGGAACTATAAAATGAATTGgatgtttaaggttatttattgggtatttgagattaatttagggttattattctccctttattgattggtattttaaatgaggatgaattgatttatattttaagtaatgattgtgatttcaaaagaaaatttagtgaattcttgttttgttttataataaaatattcaacattgaaaaatgtccgtttttgggaatcggcaacggatatttatatccggattattgtgaaatcctatagcttgataataggtaatggttattcagatcggtctcgagcccccgatcccgtttcatTCTTGCAAGAGCCGTAttacgatcacccgtgttctcaggattcaGATCAAGCCTAATTCCTGAGGGTCCATTATATTCCCACATTTTGAACTGTTattacattattgtttttaatgagttttgaataaatatgtttggtatataatgttTTGTGTGTTTTGCAATGGaagcatatgtttcatttgccgtatttcgctattaacttgtgaAGTTATAGCCatattttgattcgttatgaactaaaggttcatagccgtatttatgtcaataccaaacggtcttttaaaagagtttggacttggataaaataatgtttataaatggttgtcaagtgaacaaggaattaaattggagatgtttgttaatgacttgtatataaatgtaatagtttgttggattactcaacaattcaattgttgacagttttttttgatggggcctatctcttacgggggatagatccactttcaggttgccaactttagtgcggatggatgtgctttatgtgtcatgtgttgcgatagcgaggacatcatttttgaaaatttaacttatcctgatattttgacaaatcatgtgttgtaaaaatttaaaagagtttagatattttataatgtattaacttagtttataactggtttgtaattaattgtattacaattatgtaaagtttttaaatattctgatattggttgctgtggctatcgagccatAGGTCGGATTCaacccagacttctataagtcttccacTGTGCTTTgcagacaatattattatattgtttacgctggtttgggctgtttcaattTTACTcttcactaattctttattgaggtCGTCTTATACAAGACTTACTGTTTAGTTTTTGGTTGTTTACTTTCATAACTTTATAAATAAAGACTGGTTTCACCAAAATAATTCAAACCAAATAATTCTTTATTTAATCTAATAGTTTAAATATCAAACAcaatcattttaaaaaataacgaAATTTCAAAGGTTGATATTTTTACTTAATGATGATAATCTTAGTTTATAAATAGTAATTAAGGATGTTAAAATCATAAGTGTTATAGTCTAGCTTCCAAATTAGCCCTATCAAGCCTCCACAAGATGATTTCAGCCAAGCAAGACTGCAAGAGGCCCCTATTTTGCTGAACATCTTTTTATCCGCTGAAATTCTAGCGACTCTTATCCCCACCAAGATTAGAGTGTCCAACATGAATCCTTTTGATGGAACAAAGTGCCCGAAAGAACATATCATGGTGTACAAGAATCTGATATTGCTACACTACAAAACTAGGGTTTATTGTACAAGTTCTTCCCTACTACTCTTAGTGGCGTCGcttttatttggtacttatcgCTTCCACTTGGAAGCATCAATACCTTTGCACAATCGGAAGCCATGTTTGTAAGTCattttgtggcattcaaaagacAAAAGAAGTCAAACTTTCATTTACTAAGCATCATGCAACAAGTGGGAGAATCCGTAGCCATCTACCTTGAGAAGTTTCAAGAACCCGTTTTAGAAGTCATTGATTTAGAAGTTTTCGTCGCTATTAATGCCTTGATAAATGGAATGTGGACTCCGAAACTGAATTCCAACTCATTGAGAATCAAGTGAAGACGTATGCGGAAGCAATGACACAATGTCAAAGTTATGTCATCGCCTTTAAGATACATCATTCACATGATTCCAAGAAGCGGAAGCATGATAAAAAGGAGCATGGACAAAATCATTCACAAAAGGTTCACAAAGATGAACCCCAAGCAAGAAGAGACAGAGGTTATCCCCCTCATCACCAAGGTCCCCCTTTGAAGATGGGGCCTCCCAGACCCAAACACATCTATGTCACGGAGGAGGAACCCAGAGCAAGGAACTTGAGGGATGGGGAAATGTTCCCCGGTTTAATAAAACTAGAAGAGAAATCTTCTATGCCATCCGAGATGAACTCTCAGTGCCTCCGCCTACCACTACACCTATGGATCGCCGCAACTATAACCTATGGTGTGATTATCACCGGAAATACGGCCACACTTGAACACAATGCAAAGAGCTTAAACGTATTTTGCATCAACTGGCCGAGGAAGGGAAAATTGGAAGGTTTATGAATCGGAAAGAGTACGGCCCTCATAGTGATAATGAGAGGCCATACCGTCCGAGGCATAAATGTAACACctctgaatttccaaccccatAAATGAAACCAAAACCATAAAGGACAAatggaaattcgggtgttacataaaagaaaagacaaagaatttaaataaacattaatattcGTATACGTTCAAGAGTAGCTATAAAAAGGGGAGTGGAAAGTTTGGTAGCACCTCCTCTAAAAATTCTGGGTATGACCAAGGTAATTAAATAAGATAACATAACTAAAATAATCCAAGGCCTCATTGCCTTCCAAAATATGTCACGAcggaatgaatcatcgtcggTTCCTCAATCATCAACTCCAACACGGATCATgattccagtgttaacgcatcggttTTTAACGACTACAAAAGAACTATTCTTACGACCATACATGCATAAACTACACAGCGGAACTATAAACATTCAAGGAGTCTTGTGGTTCCCTACAAAAGAATTATACAACCCTAAAACTTTATAAACCACATACATAGCCAAATGTATCATAACAGTTATGTCACACTATGATCCTCCTACTGCTCAACATAGTGACCATAGCCAAATGTATCGTAGCAGGAACATCATCGAGTGTCATGAACAAACagcaacaaacacatacacgtcagtaatcaatGAACTTGTAACAATTAGAATCATAGGACAAGGGGATAGACAACGACATAACACAGCAATAACgaatctactcatctgtctaaacacctctatttactcatggTTTCTCTTTTAAACTACTAATTCCTCGAAGCATATTCAAAGGTAGtagatcttttctctattcatggcatagtgacacggccaagggcgttatcggccacccggcgcccatggcaaagtatgagctcatacccctcCAGCTGACTGTCTCGTGTcttaccttcgggaaaaactaacacactggggttaCTAATCccgtgaagaggccaccatattggggtttgcaaggcccgcaagataacacctcggtcaagggatggtatcggccacccggcgcccaatgacaaaagtatgctcatactcCCCATATAGTGATCCCATCGGATCTAACCTAGGGTACTACTAAATCAACTTGTCATAAATCccgttgagtcacgccaactaataaAATCAAGACTTAGTGATAAGGGAGTCATTTTGATCCCACACACAAACGTAATTCAATCTCTACTACTAAGGAGTTGTTCTTATATTCTGCTAATATCTTTGTTTCTATTCACCTATACCACTTTTGAAACAATTCAATAATATGCTTTACTTCCCAGTACTCCATAATTCAAATATGACGCGTATAATAACAAAATGTTGATAGTACTttgaaacaataaatataaaagttaattaCCGCGTGTGCATACTTTTAAGCATAGCTGTACGATAAAAATCACAtcaatcacccaactaaggttctaccttcatcttatgaactgggaacctatataAGTTCAGAATAGAGCCAATAAGCCTATTTGTCTCCACTGAAGAACATCTAAATGCTAGAACAAGCTTTCATTCACCCATTCAAAGTAACTTCTATTTATTCTAATGCATTCTAAACCAATTCACGTTACTCAATATGTACTTGTTCATATGTTATGACATCCACTCAACAATCACATACGCTTTCGCATCCACTAAACTAACAATCAATCAAGCTTTCACAACAAGAAAGTGCACTTTATGACGATTTCTTTAAACCAATGACGCTCAAAGTATAAGGCCACATCACAATGTGATGTCATAAACTACTAATATTTGTATAACAACCTTAATACTAGCAACTTATAATGATTTTGATGTTAGTGATAACCTCATGTAGTGATATAATTTTACTATAACATACAAGGTGACTCATAACGCAAAGAAGCATGAAAGATTAAGGCAATTATCTCATATAATTAACCTCTCATAATTTCCTTAATCACTTCTTACCTTTGCATTCTTCCACTTCTAAAAAATTCCAAGaaattctctcaaaaatccTTCCTAGCCACACGCCTAAACCCATCATCCTCCATCacttggtgttttgttcttttgCAAATTGTGAGTATAATTCtcaatctatttttttattatttttatttttaagttttaatttaaaattctatgattattatatgttttattttataatttatgattaatttgtGGTTTAAAATTTATGGATGAATTTGTGATTTTTCTTtctctatctaaattgatgtaggatgttttagggtttttagatatgcatatatgtaaAGAATATGGTTTATTTGTGTGATGGTTGATTGTGaagtttatatataaatatgaatgttcatatattaaaaaaatatatatttgtgtaaAAAGCATTATTGTTGAATgatgaatttaaattcaaaggTGGTAATGAGATTTATGTAAATTTGGTCATTttgatttaataggaaatatagcattgaaatttatttattttggatgaaatttgaCAAATTCCGTAGGGTTTGAAAAATGGTGGGGAAAGGTGTTTTTGGGGCACTTTTGACTTGAAAAtaggttttaaaaaaaatacttatagtacattataaattataaaaattggtaCCCgagggttttgacgccttccggacgcaatgGTGAAGTCGGAATTTTAGTTTGACAGTGTTAACATACTGTTTTGGACAGAATactaaatttgaaatttttatttgatgttatgttgtgatgaagtatgttgtgtgatcatgaatGGATTGCAAGAGTGGCTTGGTgttagatgtgtgtgtgtgttttgaTTGTGGTCTGAGAAAGTGTGAATATATGCTTATTCTCGTATGTACGATTGAATcatgtaggaagtcgattcgtgacgggaAGTTGATAAGTACATTTAggatttgcttttgctttcttaaggtacgtacacgcattAAAACTTTTTACATCGTGGATTCGTTGTTACaaaagagtaataataatagcataATGAATAATATATGATGCTGACAATTAACTCCATTAATCAAAGGATATAATTTCAATAACTTGacaagtagaggtagtatgacctcattATCTTTCaagtagacgtagtatgacATCAATTGGTGGAAAGAATTTACTCGCAGTatgtgggggcattatgagccaccgcgggggttaTGCATagttaaccataggcaccgaagtaaggcgtgtgtctatggtagagacttgcttaggggatagctccccctaatgtattgtcaaCACTTCACATCACATATCATCAAACTTAGTTATGTACCAGTTACATGTATCaactttcaattttcaatttcaattgtcAATTCAGTTTTCATCTACAAATGTTAATTTGTATTCCGAACTATTTTCTTATTTCCAGTTTTAACGCATTCAAAAGACTTCAGTTATTCGTTTACTGCAAAGCTTGTTTAAAGCTTATTAAGAGGCATGTGGGCACTCAATAGTCAATCAGGAATTCACCCTACGAATCATTAAGGCGGAAATAATCAAAACTAACAGTTACAAAAGTCTTCAGACTGATGCGACTACGATTCTAGTTGGTGGTCGGGAGGTTGAGGAGATGGTGTGAACCTAATAAAGTCTTCAATATCAGGCCATGGTTCATCACACGCCAACTCTTTAGATAAGCCGCGAAATGTCTCTTTTCTGTTGGCAAGAATCTTCAATAAACTCGAAGACTCTTGTTGAAGGTTGAGGAACAAAGACCTTTCCGCAGCCTTGGGAAATAGAGGATAGACCAAAAGGATTTTTTTCGAGATCGAGAGCCAAAGCCCTCTTTTCAAGTTCAGGATCCATCTTTTCAGCCCATGCTTAGTGCTCCTGTTCATCCCATGCTTGTCTAGTCAAGACCTCGGTGTACCGGTCAAGTACCTCCTTCAGATTGACCAGGGCCTCGTCAAGACTCGATTCAGCTAGCCCCAAAAGCTTGTCAAATCAACCCCCGTCTTTCTGGCGACCAACTTGAACTTCTCTAGCTCAGCCAGTGCCCCGTTGTTCATCATTTCAGAAGATAAATTAGTCATGAACTTCACCGCAGCATCTGACCCCAACCATTGTCGGGCAATCTTAGACTGTCTCTCGGATCTTAGCTTGTAAACATTGGCCACATCAAGGACCCTTTTAAAGGGGTTCATATCCTCTAGGACCAGCTTAATAACCTGCTCAATGTCCATGACTAGTTTGTCATGGAGTTCGAGCATTTGAGCCACATCTTGGCTGATCTTCATCAATTAGTCTGTAGCTTGATCAGGAGTATATCATGCCAAATCGAGGTGTTCCTTGATGTGGCCCCTCCATTTCTAGGCCCTTTCCAAGCACTTAGATAGCTCTTTGCAGTTGgctaatttttccttcaaactGGGAAACTCGGTAAGCTCGACCCGTAACTTCTCAAGCTTAGCATTTTGTGCCGATACTTTCGAAGAAAGGGCGGCGTTCTCCGCCTCTTGAGAACGAGACACATAGCTCATACTCCATCCTCAAAAGTGCCTGTTACAAGAGTTAAGTTAGACTCgggaattaaattaaaaatcttatATTATAACAAAATCATATTTACATTTACAGTGGAGAAGCAGGCCTGTCTCATCCTCTTAACTGGAGGAATAGAGACGAGAAATTTCATGTCTTTCTCGCTCAACATATTTTAGGAGGTTGGTTGAGGCGAGTAATTAGGTCCTTATGATTTATCTCAGTGAACGCCACCTCGTCTCGCTTTGGACGGATGCGGCGGTTGTATACCTTCTCATATGATTGGAGCGGCGTCTCACCAGACACCTCGGCAACACCCTTGCCCTTATCTTAGGCAGTGGGTTTTCTTTTGGGACGGGACGAGTCGCCCCCTATGTTATTACCCGCTGGCCTAAGTTATGCAAGAGGCTCAACTCTATGAACGGTGTTCGACCCTTAAGGGGTTGAACTCTTCACCTCTTCAAGTGATTTTTTCTTCTCGACCGGGGAAGAAATCCTAGGCTTTTTCCTCGCGGTGATTTTCTTGCGGGGTTCATCCTAGTGTAAATCCGAAGTTGGTTTTTTGGGTATCTAGTTATTCTAAACATGGACGGGCCTTTGTCCTTTTTCGATGGCCATAAGGGAATTTTCTATAATCACCATCTCATCTAATGTACATTGCGGGATGTTATTGTTCAATTTGTTAACTTTTGGCATAATACCGAAAGAATTTTTAATATTCCACGGTTGGGAATTAAACAAACATATGAACTTATTCCGGTAGCCTTTCTGAATATCCGGAGTTCTACTATCCTGTATCCTCACCTACGAAAAAATGTAATCCAACTGGCATCGTGCTCTTCTGAACTACAAAGACAGGCGCGGAAGATATACCTAAAGGCGGTCAAGGTGGGCCTACACCtaatattttacataaatttagaAAAGCCGTTACACAACCCCATGCATTCGGCTAAAACTCCGCCACGGTAATATTCAACAAGCTCAACAGCTCCCGTATAAATGGATGTAAGGgaaacctaaaccctaactcaAAGGCTGGGACATAAACGGCTATACAGTTAGGTAGCGGGAACCTAACTATATCCAAAGTGACCGACTTGATGATGTCATATCCATTCGGCAGACCTCACTTGTCCGTTAACGCCTCCCTCCTTGTGTCTATAAGATGTCTTGTAGGCcatcaataaaataattgagaGGACTGCCATCTTTAATGAAGAATGGTGGTGCCTCGGCAACACTTTTCCTACTAGGAGACTCGACGCCTTGCTCCATCTTTTTTGTATCTACATATAACAATCCGTCATGTTCAAGGTTTATTTTTGTTAGATAATGGGGGAAGAAAGCAATATCTACTTCCCATGGAGCGGGATATCTTATTTCAGGCGGGTATATAGGGTGCACGGATGATTCACTCCCGTTCCTTATTAGTGAATAATGTCGGGTTGTGTACACAGATGTGGTCCagtgttagctacattttatctttatttttacccctataagtggcttgtttagtgtgagtaaactacatgttattgcattggtttattggattttacgcttgtattgttgctttggtattttatttcatttcaggatctaatcatatacaccgagcacaaactagcccctcTAGTTGCATACaattgctcacctaaacaccaAGGATTTAAAGAAGcgaaacatcatgagccaagccacaagaacaagccaaaataGATCCGCTCGACAAGTCGAGCaagatggctcgggtcgagtGAAGTGCATTCACATTTCCAGAAGCTTCTGATCATCAGCAGGATTTAATTCAGGAGCACAGTACAtctgctcgactggtcgagcacaatggctcgggtcgagcggagttGATTTTTACATTTTGTCCCATTCTTGAAGTCTCTGATGTTGAACCTGAAGGTGGCTCGACTGCTCGAGCGGGattcgctcgggtcgagcgaaatgGGCGGTAGCAACATGTGCGATCTTTTCAAAGcatcattcgaggtccaattatatttgttgcttcaaattgctgctgccaagactgcaaaccaccctaccctatccacTAGTGGTGGCACCCCCCTTCCTataacctaggggtggtggagcaatcatgaaaccaccaccccccACTTGCttttgaagcctataaatagagaagaggaagaaggagctTGGATCTCAGATTTCAAC of the Amaranthus tricolor cultivar Red isolate AtriRed21 chromosome 6, ASM2621246v1, whole genome shotgun sequence genome contains:
- the LOC130815538 gene encoding uncharacterized protein LOC130815538; translated protein: MEAYVSFAGLLYKFFPTTLSGVAFIWYLSLPLGSINTFAQSEAMFVSHFVAFKRQKKSNFHLLSIMQQVGESVAIYLEKFQEPVLEVIDLEVFVAINALINGMWTPKLNSNSLRIK